In Microcoleus sp. FACHB-672, the genomic stretch GATTTTGCGGATTAACTGAACAGTTTTACGGACGAGGGCAAGCAAACTGAGGTGGGAACCCAAATTAACAGACACGCACCCGTCCGCTACACACGTAACACAGCTGTTGAGTTTAGCTCAGCCAAGGCCGGCTAACCTCTTCCAGACGGAGGATTTCCACTGGAGAGAGTTGCCAACCCAATGCGCCGGCATTCTGCTGCGCTTGCTGGGCTGTTTTTGCCCCTGGAATTGGAATCACGCCGCCTTGGGCAATTAACCAGTTGAGGGCAACTTGTGCCGGTGTGCGTTGGTGTTTTTCACCAAGTTGACGCAACAGAGAAAGCACCGGCTCAATTTTCTGCAAGCCGCTGCGGCTAAATTTGGGGTCCCATTGACGAGGGCCGGCAGGCGGTTTTTCAGCAGTATACTTGCCGGTGAGCAATCCTTGCGCCAAAGGGCTGTAGGCGAGGAGGGTAATGCCTAACTGATGCGCCGCACTCAGGATACCTTGGCTTTCAATTTGCCGAGTCAGCAAAGAATAGCGCACCTGATTCACGGCTAAAGGTACGCCTCGCTTCGCTAATAACTGGTGAGCTTCCCGCATCTGATCCGCTGAGTAATTACTCACACCGACGGCTTCAATTCTACCCCGCCGTACCTCCTCGGCTAAGGCATTCATCAGGGTTTCCTGACTCATAAAAAAAGTGAACGGCCAGTGTACCTGATAAAGGGTGACGCGATCCATCTGTAGGCGCTTTAAACTGTCTGTCAGGGCATCAGAAACCGAGTCGCCGTTAAAGCGCCAAGGAAGCGGGGCAAATTTGGTTGCAATACACACCGGCTGTCCGCTTTCTTTGATAAACTGCCCCAAGAGTTTTTCTGACTCACCAGGGCCGTAAACTTCGGCGGTGTCAAAGAAGGTAATGCCGGCGGCGAGTGCGGCCTTAAAAGCTTCTCGTACCTGCGCTTCGCCGTAGTCGCTGCCGTAGTTCCAAAACAGCTTATCACCCCACGACCAAGCGCCAATGCCCAAGGCGGTGACAGCCGGCCCGTTTTGTCCTAAAGTTGTTGTTTGCATCTTTGATTTGATGAGTGCTAATACTTAACGTTTAAAAGTGTAGCGCTGTCGGCAGTTTGTCGTCTTTTGTACAGTTGAGTGAGAAGATTGCCGGGATTAGAGGATTTGGAAACGTCCCAGTTGTGGGGAAATTTACAGGTGAACGCTTTCTAACCGGCAATCCGCGCATATAAAATACAAAAGACTGTTAATGCTTGATCAATTAGGTGGGGTATAGGGATGAATCGCGATTATTTGTCAGATTCTGAGCCGGTTGAATCAGAGAAGTTACTGCCTAAACTTAATCTACTGACAATGTTCCGACTGAGCTTATTCCAGATGGGATTAGGCATTATGTCACTCCTAACTTTAGGGGTGATCAACCGGGTGATGATTGATGAGTTAAACGTGCTGCCATTAATTGCTGCTTGTACGATTGCCATGCACCAATTTGTTGCGCCGGCACGCATTTGGTTTGGTCAATTATCCGATTCTAAACCGCTTTTGGGCTACCACCGCACCGGCTTTGTTTGGATTGGGGCAGCGGTATTTGCAATTACCTCTTTTATTGCAGTACAAGTGGTGTGGCAACTCGGCGGCAGTTTGCAAGCAACCGGCTGGAGTTTTTCAACCTATGCTTGGGTTGCAGTTCTGGCTTTAGTTTTTGCGATTTACGGATTAGCCTTGAGTGCAAGTTCCACTCCGTTTGCAGCTTTACTGGTAGATGTTTCAGATGACGATAATCGCTCTAAATTAATTGGCATCGTTTGGTCGATGTTGATGGTGGGAATTGTGATTGGGGCGATTACAATTTCTAAGTTATTACAGATGCCAGAAGCAGGCGAAGAAGCGATTGTAAATTCCGCATCGGTAAAACTTGCAGATATTCCTCAATTACAAGCCACCATTAATCCAGTTTTTATGATAGTGCCGGCTGTGGTATTTGGATTGAGTGTCTTAGCAACTGTTGGAGTCGAGAAAAAATATTCTCGCTACAACTCTCGCTCAACTTTAGTGGATCGAGAAGATAAAATTACCTTGAGCCATGCGCTGCGGATTTTAACAGCTAACCGCCAAACCGGGTTATTTTTTAGTTTCTTGTTGGTGCTGACAACAAGCCTGTTTATGCAAGATCCCGTGTTGGAACCCTATGGTGGGGAAGTGTTTGGCATGAGTGTTTCACAAACAACTCAACTGAATGCCTTTTTTGGCATGGGAACCCTGATCGGCATTGCTTCCACCGGCTTTTTACTTTTGCCCCGTTTAGGTAAACATAGAACAACAAAATATGGATGTACAGCCGCAGCAATTAGTTCAGGATTAATTATTATTGCAGGATTTACAGCTAATCCAGGAATGCTGAAAGGTAGCTTATTAATGTTTGGGTTAGCATCAGGAGTTTTGACTGCCGGCGCAACCAGTTTAATGCTAGATTTAACAGCGGCAGAAACAGCAGGAACCTTTATTGGTGCTTGGGGTTTATCTCAAGCAATGGCGAGGGGTTTAGCAACTGTATTTGGTGGTGCAGTTTTAAATTTAGGTAAGAATTTGTTTCCTGT encodes the following:
- a CDS encoding aldo/keto reductase, translated to MQTTTLGQNGPAVTALGIGAWSWGDKLFWNYGSDYGEAQVREAFKAALAAGITFFDTAEVYGPGESEKLLGQFIKESGQPVCIATKFAPLPWRFNGDSVSDALTDSLKRLQMDRVTLYQVHWPFTFFMSQETLMNALAEEVRRGRIEAVGVSNYSADQMREAHQLLAKRGVPLAVNQVRYSLLTRQIESQGILSAAHQLGITLLAYSPLAQGLLTGKYTAEKPPAGPRQWDPKFSRSGLQKIEPVLSLLRQLGEKHQRTPAQVALNWLIAQGGVIPIPGAKTAQQAQQNAGALGWQLSPVEILRLEEVSRPWLS
- a CDS encoding BCD family MFS transporter, translating into MNRDYLSDSEPVESEKLLPKLNLLTMFRLSLFQMGLGIMSLLTLGVINRVMIDELNVLPLIAACTIAMHQFVAPARIWFGQLSDSKPLLGYHRTGFVWIGAAVFAITSFIAVQVVWQLGGSLQATGWSFSTYAWVAVLALVFAIYGLALSASSTPFAALLVDVSDDDNRSKLIGIVWSMLMVGIVIGAITISKLLQMPEAGEEAIVNSASVKLADIPQLQATINPVFMIVPAVVFGLSVLATVGVEKKYSRYNSRSTLVDREDKITLSHALRILTANRQTGLFFSFLLVLTTSLFMQDPVLEPYGGEVFGMSVSQTTQLNAFFGMGTLIGIASTGFLLLPRLGKHRTTKYGCTAAAISSGLIIIAGFTANPGMLKGSLLMFGLASGVLTAGATSLMLDLTAAETAGTFIGAWGLSQAMARGLATVFGGAVLNLGKNLFPVPVLAYSLVFALQAVGMIVAIFLLRRVNIKEFRENAKSAIAAVMAGELD